From one Cereibacter sphaeroides 2.4.1 genomic stretch:
- a CDS encoding amidohydrolase codes for MTDLIVTNGAVLTMDPARPEAEAVAVADGRITAVGSRAEIERLAGPRTDMIDAGGGTVLPGFVESHLHLVLGGAELAHLQLAGVHGVEALTRAAQSFAAAHPDRPLLMAQGGDYGLLDRPMTRQDLDAILPDRPFAITAPDHHTVWANTAALRAAGLIEGASMPHGHEVVMGADGRATGELREFEAFAPVIALGGEARLNLGIATGEEPSPWPDAAERAIDRAKIARGLAHCAAHGITSMVNMDGNRYTLELLRELQRAGGLTARIRVPFHFKPHMALADLARAEAMTRDFDDDWLACNFVKMFMDGVLDSGTAYRLDDYPDAPGWRSEPLFEPARFAEIATAVDRRGLQIAVHAIGCGAVRTTLDGYAAARAANGARDSRHRIEHIELIDRADIPRLAALGVVASLQPPHPPGAMDFPLQPTLDRIGRSRWPDAYLCRTLAEAGAPVVFASDWPVTDVSVLRGLQAALTRRPYEGAADERLTLAESLRAYTAGGAWANHRERLTGTLRAGLAADLAILDGRLEARAADSLGSLGVARTLCGGRTTHRRL; via the coding sequence ATGACCGATCTCATCGTCACCAACGGGGCCGTCCTGACCATGGATCCCGCCCGGCCCGAGGCCGAAGCCGTGGCCGTCGCGGACGGCCGGATCACGGCCGTGGGCAGCCGCGCCGAGATCGAGCGGCTGGCCGGGCCGCGGACGGACATGATCGATGCGGGCGGAGGGACGGTTCTGCCGGGCTTCGTGGAAAGCCATCTCCATTTGGTGCTGGGCGGGGCGGAACTGGCCCATCTCCAGCTCGCGGGCGTCCATGGCGTCGAGGCGCTGACGCGGGCGGCGCAGAGCTTTGCGGCGGCCCATCCCGACCGTCCGCTGCTCATGGCGCAGGGCGGCGACTACGGGCTGCTCGACCGGCCGATGACGCGGCAGGATCTCGACGCGATCCTGCCCGACCGGCCCTTCGCCATTACCGCGCCCGATCATCACACGGTCTGGGCCAACACGGCCGCCCTGCGCGCGGCGGGGCTCATCGAGGGGGCATCCATGCCGCACGGGCATGAGGTGGTGATGGGGGCGGACGGGCGCGCCACCGGAGAACTGAGGGAATTCGAGGCCTTCGCCCCGGTGATCGCGCTCGGCGGCGAAGCGCGGCTCAATCTCGGCATTGCCACCGGCGAGGAGCCCTCGCCCTGGCCCGACGCGGCCGAGCGCGCCATCGACCGCGCCAAGATCGCCCGCGGCCTCGCCCATTGCGCGGCTCACGGCATCACCTCGATGGTGAACATGGACGGCAACCGCTACACGCTGGAACTGCTGCGCGAGCTGCAGCGGGCGGGCGGCCTCACCGCGCGGATCCGGGTGCCGTTCCATTTCAAGCCGCATATGGCGCTGGCCGATCTGGCCCGCGCCGAGGCCATGACGCGCGATTTCGACGACGACTGGCTGGCCTGCAATTTCGTGAAGATGTTCATGGACGGGGTGCTCGACAGCGGCACGGCCTACCGGCTCGACGATTATCCGGACGCGCCGGGCTGGCGTTCGGAACCGCTGTTCGAGCCCGCCCGATTTGCCGAGATCGCGACGGCGGTGGACCGGAGGGGGCTGCAGATCGCGGTCCATGCCATCGGCTGCGGGGCGGTGCGCACCACGCTCGACGGCTATGCGGCGGCGCGGGCCGCCAACGGCGCGCGCGACAGCCGGCACCGGATCGAACATATCGAACTGATCGACCGGGCGGATATTCCGCGCCTCGCCGCACTCGGGGTGGTGGCGAGCCTCCAGCCGCCCCATCCGCCGGGCGCGATGGATTTCCCGCTCCAGCCCACTTTGGACCGGATCGGCCGGAGCCGCTGGCCCGACGCCTATCTCTGCCGCACTTTGGCCGAGGCGGGTGCGCCCGTCGTCTTCGCCTCGGACTGGCCGGTGACCGATGTCTCGGTGCTGCGCGGCCTGCAGGCGGCGCTGACGCGGCGGCCCTACGAGGGCGCGGCCGACGAGCGCCTGACGCTGGCCGAGAGTCTGCGCGCCTATACGGCCGGCGGCGCCTGGGCCAACCACCGCGAGCGGCTGACCGGCACGCTCCGGGCCGGGCTCGCGGCCGATCTGGCGATCCTCGACGGGCGGCTGGAGGCTCGGGCGGCCGACTCGCTGGGGTCTCTGGGCGTCGCGCGCACCCTCTGCGGCGGCCGGACGACTCACCGGAGGCTCTGA
- a CDS encoding bactofilin family protein produces MQNRPAEPAPQRTGSNASKSTLGSDLKIVGDITSSGSIEVMGEVEGTITARGLMVGPEGRASGTFSAESVEVRGQLEGRLSCASLVVRSAAQLTSDVTYRSVVIESGATIDGRFKITKD; encoded by the coding sequence ATGCAGAACAGACCCGCCGAGCCTGCGCCGCAGCGCACCGGCTCCAACGCCTCCAAATCCACCCTGGGCTCGGACCTGAAGATCGTGGGCGACATCACCTCGTCGGGCAGCATCGAGGTGATGGGCGAGGTCGAGGGCACGATCACCGCCCGCGGGCTGATGGTCGGCCCCGAGGGACGCGCCAGCGGCACCTTCAGCGCCGAGAGCGTCGAGGTGCGCGGCCAGCTCGAGGGGCGGCTCTCCTGCGCCTCGCTCGTGGTGCGGTCGGCGGCGCAGCTCACCTCGGACGTGACCTATCGCAGCGTCGTGATCGAGAGCGGCGCCACCATCGACGGCCGCTTCAAGATCACCAAGGACTGA
- a CDS encoding HpcH/HpaI aldolase family protein: protein MPGDRTGFRARLRAPEPILGTFLKIPSTQPAEILATLGFDFVVIDEEHAPFNPETTDAILLACRAHGMAGLVRVRQPADILRVLDCGADGVLVPHVASPEAAREAVALARYSGARGLSPATRAGAFGATDVAQHMRRQDRRCAVIAMMEDRECLDRLDAILATDGLDAIFIGRADLAASMGPAAADGGIERAVDLVLASARDAGMPALVLSSNRSEAEEFRSRGATGFLSMSDQGFLREQAARIRAIFSG from the coding sequence ATGCCCGGCGATCGCACCGGTTTCCGTGCCCGCCTGCGGGCGCCCGAGCCGATCCTCGGCACCTTCCTGAAGATCCCCTCGACCCAGCCGGCCGAGATCCTCGCGACGCTCGGCTTCGACTTCGTCGTGATCGACGAGGAACATGCCCCCTTCAACCCGGAAACCACCGATGCGATCCTGCTGGCCTGTCGCGCACACGGGATGGCCGGGCTGGTACGCGTGCGGCAACCGGCCGACATCCTGCGGGTGCTCGACTGCGGGGCGGATGGGGTGCTCGTGCCGCATGTGGCATCGCCCGAGGCCGCCCGCGAGGCCGTCGCCCTCGCGCGATACAGCGGAGCGCGCGGCCTGTCGCCCGCGACCCGTGCCGGCGCGTTCGGCGCGACGGATGTCGCGCAACACATGAGACGGCAGGATCGACGCTGTGCCGTCATCGCGATGATGGAGGACAGGGAGTGCCTCGACAGGCTCGATGCGATCCTCGCCACCGACGGACTGGACGCGATCTTCATCGGACGGGCGGATCTCGCCGCCAGCATGGGACCGGCAGCCGCAGACGGAGGGATAGAGCGCGCGGTGGATCTTGTCCTCGCCAGCGCACGGGATGCCGGGATGCCTGCTCTTGTCCTCAGTTCCAACCGCAGCGAGGCGGAGGAGTTTCGATCCAGAGGCGCGACCGGCTTCCTGAGCATGTCGGACCAGGGCTTCCTTCGAGAACAGGCCGCCCGTATCCGCGCCATCTTTTCGGGATAG
- a CDS encoding protein kinase encodes MALPQVTPPGEGDTVKLGLSGPSIRLGKQLGAGGEGQVYELVGDGRVAKIYHADQLSANRIAKLQLMASREVSRRGICWPEQLVYASKGAAVGYVMQRAHGHPLQKSLFVKPLLAQRFPQWQRQNLVNVCISFLEHLQYLHALNVLVGDINPMNVLVDGDGTSVFIVDADSYQVEGFPCPVRTVNFSPSEPAAQEFQVHTSN; translated from the coding sequence ATGGCTCTGCCCCAAGTGACGCCTCCAGGTGAGGGCGACACTGTCAAACTGGGTTTGTCGGGTCCGTCAATCAGACTCGGAAAGCAACTCGGCGCAGGTGGTGAGGGGCAGGTCTATGAGCTGGTCGGGGACGGTCGGGTCGCTAAGATTTACCACGCGGATCAGCTGTCGGCTAATAGGATCGCAAAGTTGCAGCTGATGGCATCTCGCGAGGTTTCGCGCCGGGGCATCTGCTGGCCAGAACAGTTGGTGTACGCGTCCAAGGGCGCTGCCGTGGGCTACGTGATGCAGCGCGCGCATGGGCACCCGCTGCAAAAGTCCTTGTTTGTCAAACCACTTCTCGCACAGCGGTTTCCTCAGTGGCAGAGGCAAAATCTGGTCAACGTCTGCATTTCGTTTCTGGAACACCTTCAGTATCTACACGCATTGAACGTCCTCGTTGGCGACATCAATCCAATGAATGTGCTGGTCGATGGTGACGGGACTAGTGTCTTCATCGTCGACGCAGACAGTTATCAAGTTGAGGGTTTTCCCTGTCCGGTCAGAACGGTGAACTTCTCACCCTCCGAACCTGCAGCACAAGAATTTCAGGTCCATACTTCGAACTGA
- a CDS encoding p-hydroxyphenylacetate 3-hydroxylase oxygenase component: MFDDTTPMIERVRAILPRIAANASRAEEMREVPKENIDLLKSTGLHRAFQPKAYGGLEMPLPDFENCIALIATACGSTAWAFSLLAEHAHQIALYSKQLQDEIWQDDPDTVCSSSIAPYGKAQDVEGGVRFSGEFGWSSGCDHAQWAILGFLRDTPEGGKVYSFAILPRSDYEIKDTWFTAGMRGTGSKTLVVRDAFVPEHRIETVPALMTLTSAGGGLYPGSTTYHVPFIYVFASCFSAVSLGIAERMIQLYTERTRNRVRAYTGAKVSQSIPACMRLAESTHQVAAGRAFLEKTWEDMRDHAERRVFPDETRMAFWRTNQAYAVKMFVAAVDRLFEASGGSSWFDDAEGQRLFRDAHMTAAHAYTDYDICAQILGRALMGLERDPSLF, encoded by the coding sequence ATGTTCGACGATACCACCCCGATGATCGAGCGCGTCCGCGCGATCCTTCCCCGGATTGCGGCGAATGCCTCCAGAGCGGAGGAGATGCGCGAGGTGCCGAAGGAGAACATCGACCTGCTCAAGAGCACCGGCCTGCACCGCGCCTTCCAGCCGAAGGCCTATGGCGGGCTCGAGATGCCGTTGCCGGACTTCGAGAATTGCATCGCGCTGATCGCCACCGCCTGCGGGTCCACCGCCTGGGCCTTCTCGCTCCTGGCCGAGCACGCGCACCAGATCGCGCTCTATTCGAAGCAATTGCAGGACGAGATCTGGCAGGACGATCCCGACACGGTCTGCTCCTCTTCGATCGCCCCTTACGGAAAAGCCCAGGACGTCGAGGGCGGCGTCCGCTTCTCGGGCGAGTTCGGCTGGTCGTCGGGCTGCGATCACGCGCAATGGGCGATCCTTGGCTTCCTGCGCGACACGCCCGAAGGCGGCAAGGTCTACAGCTTCGCCATCCTTCCCCGCAGCGACTATGAGATCAAGGACACCTGGTTCACCGCCGGGATGCGGGGCACCGGCTCGAAGACCCTCGTGGTCAGGGACGCCTTCGTGCCCGAGCACCGGATCGAGACCGTGCCGGCGCTGATGACTCTGACCTCGGCGGGCGGCGGCCTCTATCCCGGAAGCACCACCTATCATGTGCCCTTCATCTACGTCTTCGCCAGCTGCTTCTCCGCCGTGTCTCTGGGCATCGCGGAGCGGATGATCCAGCTTTACACCGAGCGGACACGGAACCGCGTCCGCGCCTACACCGGCGCCAAGGTGAGTCAGTCCATTCCCGCCTGCATGCGTCTGGCGGAAAGCACGCATCAGGTGGCCGCGGGCCGGGCCTTCCTCGAGAAGACCTGGGAGGACATGCGCGACCACGCCGAGCGCCGCGTCTTTCCGGACGAGACCAGGATGGCCTTCTGGCGGACCAATCAGGCCTATGCGGTGAAGATGTTCGTCGCTGCGGTGGACCGGCTGTTCGAAGCGTCCGGCGGATCGTCCTGGTTCGACGATGCCGAAGGGCAGCGCCTGTTCCGCGACGCGCACATGACTGCCGCCCACGCCTACACCGACTACGACATCTGCGCCCAGATCCTCGGGCGGGCGCTGATGGGGCTGGAGCGGGATCCCTCCCTGTTCTGA
- a CDS encoding PaaI family thioesterase, with the protein MGLKLEAAELAAFLAREFPEVADDFEVLSAGEELAMRLKVGPQHLRPGGTVSGPSMFALADVAMYLAILSRIGPVKLAVTTNISMDFLRKPEAARDLIGTARILKLGRVLAVGDVLIRSAGSEAVVARAGLTYSIPPDRAA; encoded by the coding sequence ATGGGGCTGAAGCTGGAGGCGGCGGAGTTGGCCGCGTTCCTCGCGCGGGAGTTTCCCGAGGTCGCGGACGATTTCGAGGTGCTCTCGGCCGGGGAGGAGCTCGCGATGCGGCTCAAGGTGGGGCCGCAGCACCTGCGGCCGGGCGGCACGGTCTCGGGGCCTTCGATGTTCGCGCTGGCCGACGTGGCGATGTATCTGGCGATCCTGTCCCGCATCGGGCCGGTGAAACTGGCCGTCACCACCAACATCTCGATGGATTTCCTGCGCAAGCCCGAGGCCGCGCGCGACCTGATCGGCACCGCGCGGATCCTGAAGCTCGGGCGGGTGCTGGCGGTGGGGGACGTGCTGATCCGCTCGGCGGGATCGGAGGCGGTGGTGGCGCGGGCGGGGCTGACCTATTCGATCCCGCCCGACCGCGCCGCCTGA
- a CDS encoding flavin reductase family protein, producing the protein MTDTFPAAKGFDPRAFRAAMGCFATGVTVITAQADGRRVGVTANSFTSLSLEPPLILWSLLKASSSYPVFEAASHFAVNILAHDQIALSNRFACRTADKFDGLEVTEGAGGCLLLPDTCASIQCLRETILDGGDHWILIGRVSAFDSTDQAPLLFHRGAYSMARPHPQVAAS; encoded by the coding sequence ATGACCGATACCTTCCCCGCCGCCAAGGGGTTCGATCCGCGTGCCTTCCGCGCCGCCATGGGCTGTTTCGCCACCGGCGTCACCGTCATCACCGCCCAGGCAGACGGCCGCCGCGTGGGGGTCACCGCCAACAGCTTCACCTCGCTGTCGCTGGAGCCGCCGCTGATCCTCTGGAGCCTCCTGAAGGCCTCGTCCAGCTACCCGGTCTTCGAGGCCGCGAGCCACTTCGCCGTCAATATCCTCGCCCATGACCAGATCGCCCTGTCGAACCGCTTCGCCTGTCGCACGGCGGACAAGTTCGACGGGCTCGAGGTCACCGAGGGCGCGGGCGGCTGCCTGCTTCTGCCGGACACCTGCGCCTCGATCCAATGCCTGCGCGAGACCATCCTCGACGGCGGCGACCACTGGATCCTGATCGGCCGCGTCAGCGCCTTCGACAGTACGGATCAGGCACCGCTGCTGTTTCACCGGGGCGCCTATTCCATGGCACGGCCGCATCCGCAGGTCGCAGCCTCCTGA
- a CDS encoding transposase domain-containing protein yields MNGVESPGYLVRLFTRLANGHLDKDIDALMPWA; encoded by the coding sequence ATGAACGGGGTCGAGTCCCCTGGCTACCTCGTTCGTCTCTTCACCCGGCTCGCCAACGGCCACCTCGACAAGGACATCGACGCGCTGATGCCCTGGGCCTAA
- a CDS encoding transporter: protein MTTTRILGLAALALSLAAPARAIDVGPADYTILPGGTTLGMVYWQHLSSDTLRLDGAEVPGSSFEANIGILRTLSYFDMGETPAVFHVVAPFAGLDADIGGVGQRTSDGLGDLTLGLTVWPVQPDSPETGTTLGLSLFATLPTGDYDPARMGLGEGTWTITPQIGLIQGLGHGFYFDGALDVALQRDHDEDGMNHERTPSWQLQAMLRKQWGSTTSLAVGYSGQRGGAQSIGGTETGLKTHRDQLRIYGSHFVTPTVQVQGMYGRDLKVEGGFDYDSVAQIRIVKVF from the coding sequence ATGACGACGACGCGCATCCTTGGGCTCGCGGCACTCGCGCTGAGCCTTGCGGCCCCGGCCCGGGCCATCGATGTCGGCCCGGCGGATTACACGATCCTGCCCGGCGGCACCACGCTGGGCATGGTCTACTGGCAGCACCTGAGCTCCGACACGCTGCGGCTGGACGGAGCAGAGGTGCCGGGTTCCTCCTTCGAGGCCAACATCGGCATCCTGCGCACGCTGAGCTACTTCGACATGGGCGAGACCCCGGCCGTGTTCCATGTGGTCGCGCCCTTCGCCGGCCTCGACGCCGACATAGGCGGCGTCGGGCAGCGCACCAGCGACGGGCTGGGCGATCTGACGCTCGGCCTGACCGTCTGGCCCGTGCAGCCGGACAGCCCCGAGACCGGCACCACGCTGGGCCTGTCGCTCTTCGCGACGCTGCCGACGGGCGACTACGATCCGGCCCGCATGGGTCTTGGCGAGGGCACCTGGACGATCACCCCCCAGATCGGGCTGATCCAGGGCCTCGGCCACGGTTTCTACTTCGACGGCGCGCTGGACGTCGCCCTCCAGCGCGATCACGACGAGGATGGCATGAACCATGAGCGCACTCCGTCCTGGCAGCTTCAGGCCATGCTGCGCAAGCAGTGGGGGTCCACCACCTCGCTCGCGGTGGGCTATTCCGGCCAGCGCGGCGGCGCGCAGAGCATCGGCGGCACCGAGACCGGTCTCAAGACTCACCGCGACCAGCTCCGGATCTACGGCAGCCACTTCGTCACCCCCACGGTGCAGGTGCAGGGCATGTATGGCCGCGACCTGAAGGTCGAGGGCGGCTTCGACTACGACAGCGTGGCCCAGATCCGGATCGTCAAGGTGTTCTGA
- a CDS encoding alpha/beta fold hydrolase, giving the protein MKRVALIHGWGGSFAATWEADGWSDALRAAGFDPVGVTIAGHGPEGGSHDPADYADLAGDLAAKLPAGLHGAIGFSLGTKLLLELEARSPGRNGRLVLGGIGDNLFAPEAAGPALVAALRGEATTPPPQVAALLAYAEKSASDPACLAAILERPANPVLTEDRLATAQAPILIFNSRDDAVAQPDTRLCRAMPHASHRLIEGPGHVALTSDARFREAAVEFLSK; this is encoded by the coding sequence ATGAAACGGGTGGCGCTGATCCACGGCTGGGGCGGGTCGTTCGCGGCCACCTGGGAGGCCGATGGCTGGAGCGATGCTCTGCGCGCGGCGGGCTTCGATCCGGTCGGGGTGACGATCGCGGGCCACGGGCCCGAGGGCGGCTCGCATGACCCTGCCGACTATGCCGACCTCGCCGGGGACCTTGCGGCGAAGCTGCCCGCGGGGCTGCATGGCGCCATCGGCTTCTCGCTCGGCACCAAGCTGCTGCTGGAGCTGGAGGCGCGCAGCCCCGGACGCAACGGGCGTCTGGTGCTGGGCGGCATCGGCGACAACCTCTTTGCCCCGGAAGCCGCCGGCCCCGCCCTTGTCGCGGCACTGCGGGGCGAGGCGACGACCCCTCCGCCGCAGGTCGCGGCCCTGCTGGCCTATGCGGAAAAAAGCGCGAGCGATCCGGCCTGTCTCGCCGCCATTCTGGAACGTCCCGCCAACCCGGTGCTGACCGAAGACCGGCTCGCCACCGCGCAGGCGCCGATCCTGATCTTCAACAGCCGCGACGATGCCGTGGCGCAGCCCGATACGCGCCTCTGCCGGGCGATGCCCCACGCGAGCCACCGCCTGATCGAGGGCCCGGGCCATGTGGCCCTCACATCCGATGCCCGCTTCCGCGAGGCGGCCGTCGAATTCCTGTCCAAGTGA
- a CDS encoding BKACE family enzyme has product MKKTIISCAVTGSIHTPSMSPHLPVTAEQIAESAIGAAEAGAAILHLHARVPDTGAPSQEPAHYAAFLSRLRTATDAIVNITTGGGLGMSMDARIAPALKYAPELASLNMGSFNFNISAAEKGCHDPQPWEVDYLRGTRDLIMSNTFSQIETVLTRLSAQGTRFEFECYDTGHLYNLAHFADRGLVKPPFFVQAIFGVTGAQGTDPENLMHMRATAQRLFGSDHLLSVLGAGRSQFPLVTMGAILGGHVRVGLEDNLYIARGQLAESNARMVAKVRRILEELGHEIATPDEARRMLGTKGAGEVAF; this is encoded by the coding sequence ATGAAGAAGACCATCATTTCCTGCGCCGTCACGGGCTCGATCCACACGCCCTCCATGTCGCCCCACCTTCCGGTGACCGCCGAGCAGATCGCCGAGAGCGCGATCGGCGCTGCCGAGGCGGGGGCTGCCATCCTGCACCTGCACGCCCGCGTGCCGGACACCGGCGCGCCCAGTCAGGAGCCCGCCCACTATGCCGCGTTCCTGTCGCGCCTCCGCACCGCGACAGATGCCATCGTGAACATCACCACGGGCGGCGGGCTCGGCATGTCGATGGACGCCCGCATCGCTCCTGCGCTGAAATACGCTCCGGAACTCGCTTCGCTCAACATGGGGTCCTTCAACTTCAACATCTCCGCGGCAGAGAAAGGGTGCCACGATCCGCAGCCGTGGGAGGTCGACTATCTGCGCGGCACCCGTGACCTCATCATGTCGAACACCTTTTCTCAGATCGAAACGGTGCTGACACGGCTCTCGGCACAGGGCACGCGCTTCGAGTTCGAGTGCTACGACACCGGCCATCTGTATAATCTCGCGCATTTCGCGGATCGCGGGCTGGTGAAGCCGCCCTTCTTCGTGCAGGCGATCTTCGGCGTGACCGGCGCGCAGGGGACGGATCCGGAGAACCTGATGCACATGCGCGCGACGGCCCAACGGCTGTTCGGCAGCGACCATCTGCTGTCCGTTCTCGGGGCGGGGCGGTCGCAGTTCCCGCTGGTGACGATGGGCGCGATCCTGGGCGGGCATGTGCGCGTGGGTCTGGAAGACAACCTCTACATTGCCAGAGGGCAACTGGCGGAAAGCAACGCCCGGATGGTCGCCAAGGTGCGCCGCATCCTCGAGGAGCTGGGCCATGAGATCGCCACTCCCGACGAGGCACGCAGGATGCTCGGCACCAAGGGCGCAGGCGAGGTGGCTTTCTGA
- the tnpA gene encoding IS66-like element accessory protein TnpA — protein sequence MVQKEMTMPDDGDGFDGRIDVVRRTRGYRHWPDEVKARIMAESFRTGVRVTDVARRHGVLAHQLSAWRRQDRKGLLALPDDAVEGLEIAFVPVAVEPDPVAAPEASSSSGTVTIEIGTVVLRVPGDVPAERAAALVRALQETP from the coding sequence ATGGTTCAGAAGGAGATGACGATGCCGGATGATGGCGACGGGTTCGACGGCCGGATCGATGTTGTCCGGCGCACACGGGGCTATCGGCATTGGCCGGACGAGGTGAAGGCAAGGATCATGGCGGAAAGCTTCCGGACTGGCGTCCGCGTGACGGATGTCGCGCGGCGCCACGGAGTGCTTGCCCATCAGCTTTCGGCTTGGCGACGGCAAGACCGGAAGGGGCTGCTCGCTCTGCCCGACGATGCCGTGGAGGGCCTTGAGATCGCGTTTGTCCCTGTGGCGGTAGAGCCGGATCCGGTGGCGGCGCCCGAAGCTAGCAGCTCTTCTGGGACGGTCACCATCGAGATCGGCACTGTGGTCCTGCGTGTTCCGGGCGATGTCCCGGCCGAACGGGCGGCCGCGCTGGTGCGGGCGCTGCAGGAGACACCATGA
- a CDS encoding protein phosphatase 2C domain-containing protein, whose product MDKFANETYFLTARDAVERFRLSAMKLQTPVSILLASDGAAVSLLKRSDNAVAPAVTRLCEWTAARPRKEMNAALKSNLEGMFRRISPCRKSSSAGRCPRSIWSIWRSTIS is encoded by the coding sequence GTGGACAAGTTTGCCAACGAAACCTACTTCCTCACTGCACGCGACGCGGTCGAACGCTTCCGCCTGTCGGCGATGAAGCTCCAGACACCTGTCTCAATTCTGCTGGCGAGCGATGGCGCGGCGGTCAGCCTCCTGAAGCGATCAGACAATGCCGTCGCTCCTGCCGTGACCCGCCTCTGCGAATGGACCGCTGCTCGACCTAGAAAAGAAATGAACGCTGCTCTCAAGTCCAATCTCGAAGGAATGTTCAGGCGTATTTCACCCTGCCGGAAGTCCTCGTCCGCTGGTCGATGCCCGAGGTCGATCTGGTCTATCTGGCGGAGCACGATCAGCTGA
- a CDS encoding vWA domain-containing protein: MNDDLILRQEALVENPTARLPVCLVLDTSASMTGAPITELQEGVSTFFAQLLADDVAEYSAEVAVVTFGGNVDMAVDFAAVTRQTVPSLTAGGMTPMGEAVETALELLHTRKEEYKRAGVDYYQPWLVIMTDGAPTDNISKASRLVDDLVREKKLAVFAIGIGKDADMNELAKLSGGRPPLKLKGLEFGQFFLWLSASVGRVSQSVPGNKVDLDPVAAWASV, encoded by the coding sequence ATGAATGATGACCTAATCCTGCGTCAGGAAGCACTAGTTGAAAATCCAACAGCGCGTCTTCCAGTGTGTCTTGTACTCGATACGAGCGCTTCGATGACCGGCGCGCCGATCACGGAACTTCAGGAGGGCGTTAGCACCTTCTTTGCGCAACTGTTGGCCGATGATGTGGCCGAGTACTCCGCAGAAGTAGCTGTTGTCACATTTGGCGGCAATGTCGACATGGCTGTCGACTTCGCTGCGGTCACAAGGCAGACAGTCCCGTCTTTGACAGCTGGTGGAATGACCCCCATGGGCGAAGCGGTGGAGACGGCGCTTGAACTCCTGCATACTCGCAAGGAGGAGTACAAGCGTGCCGGGGTGGACTACTACCAGCCTTGGCTCGTGATTATGACCGACGGTGCGCCAACGGACAATATTTCCAAGGCTAGTCGTTTGGTCGATGATCTTGTGCGGGAGAAGAAACTAGCAGTGTTCGCCATCGGCATCGGCAAAGATGCCGATATGAACGAACTTGCAAAGCTGTCTGGCGGTCGGCCCCCATTGAAGCTGAAGGGCTTGGAATTCGGTCAATTCTTCCTGTGGCTCAGTGCTTCAGTCGGACGGGTTTCGCAATCTGTGCCAGGCAATAAAGTTGACCTCGATCCGGTGGCCGCATGGGCCAGCGTGTGA
- a CDS encoding enoyl-CoA hydratase, whose product MTQILLREDRGAVATLTLNRPEALNALSDAMLAALKEQFRALAGDRTIRVVVIRGAGKAFCAGHDLREMQAARQSDDRGAAYFSDLFSRCAAVMQAIPALPQPVIAEVHGIATAAGCQLVASCDMAVAAHGTRFGVNGVNIGLFCSTPMVALTRAVPRKVAFEMLTTGEFIEADRAREVGLVNRTVPPEDLAAEVQKLAAVVAGKLTAAVRTGKRAFYDQAGMGLGAAYTLTGAVMADNMMWRDTEEGVAAFLEKRAPDWA is encoded by the coding sequence ATGACCCAGATCCTGCTGCGCGAGGACCGCGGCGCGGTGGCCACGCTGACGCTGAACCGGCCCGAGGCGCTGAATGCGCTGTCGGATGCGATGCTCGCGGCGCTCAAGGAGCAGTTCCGCGCGCTGGCCGGGGACCGGACGATCCGTGTCGTGGTGATCCGCGGCGCGGGCAAGGCCTTCTGCGCGGGCCACGACCTGCGCGAGATGCAGGCCGCGCGCCAGTCCGACGACCGGGGCGCCGCCTATTTCTCGGACCTGTTCTCCCGCTGCGCGGCGGTCATGCAGGCGATTCCCGCCCTGCCCCAGCCGGTGATCGCCGAGGTCCACGGCATCGCCACCGCGGCGGGCTGCCAGCTCGTCGCCTCCTGCGACATGGCGGTGGCGGCCCACGGCACGCGCTTCGGGGTGAACGGGGTGAATATCGGGCTCTTCTGCTCGACGCCGATGGTGGCCCTGACCCGCGCCGTGCCGCGCAAGGTGGCCTTCGAGATGCTCACGACCGGCGAGTTCATCGAGGCCGACCGCGCCCGCGAGGTGGGCCTCGTGAACCGGACGGTCCCGCCCGAGGATCTTGCGGCCGAGGTGCAGAAACTGGCGGCGGTCGTGGCGGGCAAGCTCACCGCTGCGGTGCGGACCGGCAAGCGGGCCTTCTACGATCAGGCGGGCATGGGGCTCGGCGCGGCCTACACGCTGACCGGCGCGGTGATGGCGGACAACAT